The following proteins are encoded in a genomic region of Myxosarcina sp. GI1:
- a CDS encoding DUF1622 domain-containing protein — MEHYAPAISNIEFLLTQAALIVKIIIEAVAVILVAFSIIKTIPKIVRSYRHRQGEDFYREIRLDLGLSLVLALELLLAADIVGTSVSPSWNSIGILVAIAAIRTILNYFLEKEIKQLEAERLKGRKDLI; from the coding sequence TTGGAACACTACGCACCAGCTATCTCTAATATTGAATTTCTCTTAACCCAGGCAGCTTTAATAGTCAAAATTATTATTGAAGCTGTAGCAGTGATCCTAGTTGCTTTTTCAATTATTAAAACTATTCCTAAGATCGTGCGTAGTTATCGACACAGACAGGGAGAGGACTTTTATCGCGAGATTAGGTTAGATTTGGGATTGTCTCTGGTTTTAGCTTTAGAATTACTACTTGCAGCAGATATAGTCGGTACTTCGGTATCTCCTAGCTGGAATTCTATTGGCATTTTAGTAGCGATCGCAGCAATTAGAACAATTCTCAACTATTTTCTAGAAAAAGAAATCAAACAATTAGAAGCAGAAAGATTAAAAGGCAGAAAAGATTTGATTTAA
- a CDS encoding urease accessory protein UreD: MKNLELNLKCDRAQKSVIASQYTAYPLRMSPVLRLDNKNRHCAYLYMMNTSPGLLAGDELNIKLTMAENTNLYLTDQAATKVHPMPQLDTIARVNNEIELAANATLEFIPEPLILYQDAALEQTTRIKLHSTARLFFSEIILPGRLARGESYQFRYYFNRLQVSSLSGEVYCQEAVRLEGKLNPFKESKLFASMPVIGSAIVILPQTNLQALRDTLEDLQTAECQNLNVACSILPDNKGLLIRALANTTGSIKKYLQYAANCVRCSCDRSILPYIAK, encoded by the coding sequence ATGAAAAATTTGGAATTAAATTTAAAGTGCGATCGCGCCCAAAAAAGCGTTATTGCCAGTCAATATACAGCTTATCCGTTACGTATGTCTCCAGTTCTGCGGCTAGATAACAAAAATCGTCATTGCGCTTATTTATATATGATGAACACTTCTCCAGGTTTGTTGGCGGGGGATGAGTTAAACATCAAGCTTACTATGGCAGAAAATACCAATCTCTATCTTACCGATCAAGCCGCGACAAAAGTTCATCCCATGCCCCAACTGGACACTATTGCCAGAGTTAATAATGAAATCGAACTAGCAGCCAACGCCACTTTAGAATTTATTCCCGAACCGTTGATTCTCTATCAGGATGCAGCTTTAGAACAAACAACTCGCATCAAACTTCATTCAACTGCAAGGTTATTTTTTAGCGAAATAATTTTGCCTGGTAGATTGGCTAGAGGAGAATCATATCAATTTCGTTATTATTTCAATCGCCTACAGGTTAGTTCTCTTTCGGGAGAAGTTTATTGCCAAGAGGCGGTGCGCTTAGAAGGAAAACTCAATCCGTTTAAAGAAAGTAAATTATTTGCTTCCATGCCTGTTATCGGTAGCGCGATCGTTATTCTACCGCAGACTAATTTGCAAGCATTACGCGACACTTTAGAAGATTTGCAGACGGCTGAATGTCAGAATCTTAATGTTGCCTGTTCGATCTTGCCTGACAATAAAGGCTTACTAATTCGTGCCTTAGCTAATACTACTGGTTCGATTAAAAAATATTTGCAATACGCTGCTAACTGCGTGCGTTGTAGTTGCGATCGCTCTATCTTACCCTATATCGCTAAGTAA
- a CDS encoding bifunctional ADP-dependent NAD(P)H-hydrate dehydratase/NAD(P)H-hydrate epimerase — MSQLESIIVSAAQMGQIEKQIFKAGMPVAALMEKAATLCASKIISLYPLSSINSVGILVGPGHNGGDALVIARELFLAGYEIKVYRPLSKAKDLTSKHADYAASLGIKFYQDIEALLSCDLIIDGLFGFGLTRSLPENIVEDLNKLNKQPQPVVSIDLPSGIHTDTAEVLGGAIRATHTLCLGLWKKAFFQDAALEYIGQPHRIDFGILPHHVWSVLTQPAPIRQITPSLVRQFLPLSRSQVTYKYKQGHLLLICGSRRYSGGAILTALGARASGVGMLSVAVPESLKPLLVSHLPEALIIGCPENREGAIASVPTALDNYDVIACGPGMTMDAEATLQKVLQVECPLILDADGLNLLAQQETIPTLKQRTATTILTPHAGEFKRLFPDLDLDRDRLNAVQIVAKQSHAIVLLKGAKTAIASPEGLMWLIPQSTPALARGGSGDVLTGLIGGLMAQTIKDERALVNDTVATAAWWHARAGIIAAEKRTELGVDAYTLTNYLVAAVKEV, encoded by the coding sequence ATGAGTCAACTCGAATCAATAATCGTATCCGCAGCCCAAATGGGTCAAATAGAGAAGCAAATTTTTAAAGCAGGAATGCCAGTAGCGGCATTAATGGAAAAGGCAGCTACTCTTTGTGCGTCAAAAATAATTAGTCTCTATCCTCTCTCGTCTATAAATTCGGTAGGTATATTAGTTGGACCGGGGCATAATGGCGGAGATGCTTTGGTTATCGCTCGCGAACTGTTTTTAGCTGGCTATGAGATTAAAGTTTATCGTCCTTTGTCTAAAGCGAAAGATTTAACTAGCAAACACGCTGACTACGCGGCTAGTTTGGGTATTAAATTTTACCAAGATATTGAAGCTTTACTTTCTTGCGATTTAATTATCGATGGTTTGTTCGGCTTTGGTTTGACTCGTTCGTTACCCGAAAATATCGTTGAAGACTTAAATAAATTAAATAAGCAACCGCAACCTGTAGTTAGTATCGATCTGCCTTCAGGAATACATACCGATACGGCAGAGGTTTTAGGCGGAGCAATTCGCGCTACTCATACTCTATGTTTGGGCTTATGGAAAAAAGCTTTTTTTCAAGACGCAGCTTTAGAATACATCGGTCAACCTCACAGAATTGATTTTGGCATTCTACCCCATCATGTTTGGTCGGTTTTAACCCAACCCGCACCAATACGACAGATTACCCCTAGCCTAGTACGTCAGTTTTTACCTTTATCCCGTTCCCAAGTTACCTATAAATACAAGCAGGGACACTTGTTACTAATTTGTGGCTCTCGTCGCTATTCTGGAGGCGCAATTTTAACTGCATTAGGAGCGAGAGCTAGTGGGGTAGGTATGCTGTCTGTAGCCGTACCAGAATCTTTAAAGCCGTTGCTCGTTAGCCATCTACCAGAAGCTTTAATTATTGGCTGTCCTGAAAATCGAGAAGGCGCGATCGCTTCAGTTCCTACTGCTTTAGATAATTATGATGTAATTGCCTGTGGTCCTGGTATGACAATGGATGCCGAAGCAACTCTACAAAAAGTTTTGCAGGTAGAATGTCCCTTGATTTTGGATGCCGATGGTTTGAATTTGTTGGCGCAACAAGAAACCATTCCTACTTTAAAACAGAGAACGGCGACAACTATTCTTACTCCTCATGCAGGAGAATTTAAACGTTTGTTTCCCGATCTAGACTTAGACCGCGATCGCCTGAATGCCGTACAAATCGTTGCTAAACAAAGCCACGCAATCGTGCTGCTAAAAGGAGCAAAAACTGCGATCGCTTCACCTGAAGGTTTGATGTGGTTAATTCCTCAAAGCACGCCAGCATTAGCTAGAGGTGGTTCTGGAGACGTGTTGACTGGCTTAATTGGTGGCTTGATGGCTCAAACGATTAAAGACGAGCGAGCGTTGGTAAACGATACTGTCGCAACTGCGGCTTGGTGGCACGCTAGAGCGGGAATTATTGCCGCAGAAAAGAGAACCGAGTTAGGCGTAGATGCTTATACCCTAACCAATTATCTGGTAGCTGCGGTGAAGGAAGTTTAG
- the gntT gene encoding guanitoxin biosynthesis MATE family efflux transporter GntT: MLKSQQDRLVDRFWRLALVNILSNLMVPLASLIDTAFLGHLADIRHLGGVAIASIVFNYIYWSFGFLRMATTGTTAQAAGASDRDTVILTLLRNGAIAIFIALVILILQYPLREVGFTLLSAAPEVLESGRDYYNVLIWGAPATLLNFVLLGWFLGRELAGKVLILSIIDKGANVALNYLFIVQLGWASSGAAAATAISQYLNLLVGLTFIWREFPYSSLLQYRNLIFNSKTLKAAFTLNSNIFIRTLALISTFAVFTNLSSALGTTVLAVNTLLLQVVTFGAYFIDGIAFATESIAGNLYAQKNNRQLLSLIKLAGGASLIAGLLFALVFWSLPSLFELLTNHAEIIKSLMKYTIWLFPVLGFGSIAYMLDGYFLGLTQGKILRTSTVIAAVVGFALVAIAAWQLQNIHLLWLALCMFMIGRVITLGWKVPQTLKKRL, from the coding sequence ATGCTCAAATCTCAGCAAGATCGCCTTGTAGATCGTTTTTGGCGATTGGCTTTAGTCAATATTCTTTCAAACCTGATGGTGCCGCTTGCCAGTTTAATCGATACGGCATTTTTAGGGCATTTAGCGGATATTCGCCATTTAGGGGGTGTAGCGATCGCCTCAATTGTATTTAACTATATTTATTGGTCGTTTGGCTTCTTACGCATGGCTACAACTGGCACAACAGCCCAAGCAGCAGGAGCGAGCGATCGCGATACTGTTATTTTGACATTATTGCGAAATGGTGCGATCGCCATCTTTATAGCGTTAGTTATTTTAATTTTGCAGTACCCTTTACGGGAAGTTGGTTTTACTTTGCTCAGTGCCGCACCAGAAGTATTAGAGTCGGGACGAGATTACTACAATGTCTTAATTTGGGGCGCACCTGCGACACTGCTTAATTTTGTCTTATTAGGCTGGTTTTTGGGACGAGAATTGGCGGGCAAAGTTTTAATACTATCGATAATCGATAAAGGTGCTAATGTCGCTTTGAACTATTTATTTATCGTGCAGTTAGGCTGGGCGAGTTCGGGGGCGGCAGCAGCAACTGCAATTAGTCAATATCTCAATTTGTTAGTAGGATTGACTTTTATTTGGCGTGAATTTCCCTATTCTTCTTTACTGCAATACCGCAATCTAATTTTTAATTCTAAAACTCTCAAAGCTGCCTTTACTCTCAACAGCAATATTTTTATTCGTACCCTCGCTTTGATTTCTACTTTTGCCGTCTTTACCAATCTAAGCTCGGCACTGGGAACAACTGTTCTGGCAGTTAATACTTTGCTTTTACAAGTAGTTACTTTTGGAGCTTATTTTATTGACGGTATTGCTTTTGCTACAGAAAGTATTGCAGGTAATCTTTACGCTCAAAAAAATAACCGTCAGCTTTTATCTTTAATTAAGCTGGCAGGGGGAGCAAGTTTGATTGCAGGCTTGCTTTTCGCCTTGGTTTTCTGGTCGTTGCCTTCTTTGTTCGAGTTACTTACCAATCACGCAGAAATAATAAAAAGCCTGATGAAATATACAATCTGGCTATTTCCTGTCTTGGGTTTTGGCTCGATCGCCTATATGCTAGACGGCTATTTTCTCGGTTTGACTCAAGGCAAAATCTTACGTACTTCAACCGTTATTGCCGCAGTTGTAGGATTTGCTCTAGTGGCGATCGCTGCTTGGCAGTTGCAAAATATTCATTTACTCTGGTTGGCTTTATGTATGTTTATGATAGGCAGAGTCATAACTTTAGGCTGGAAAGTACCACAAACATTAAAGAAAAGGCTTTAG
- the dcd gene encoding dCTP deaminase has product MTIKNDKWIIEQASQGMIVPFEAKSIRKAAFNDKQEVGTISWGLSSYGYDIRLSPHDFRIFRHIPGTVVDPKNFNPKNLEPAELHFDTDGSSYFIIPANSYGLGASLESIKMPANVTAICLGKSTYARVGVIANITPLESSWHGRSITLEFSNASSADVKIYANEGVVQLLFFEGEPCQTTYADRGGKYQNQSAGVTLPIV; this is encoded by the coding sequence ATGACGATCAAAAATGATAAGTGGATAATCGAACAGGCAAGTCAGGGAATGATTGTGCCTTTTGAAGCTAAATCGATTAGAAAAGCTGCTTTTAATGACAAACAGGAAGTTGGTACTATTAGTTGGGGGCTAAGTTCCTACGGTTACGATATTCGCCTATCGCCTCACGATTTTAGAATTTTTAGACATATCCCAGGAACGGTGGTCGATCCTAAAAATTTTAATCCTAAAAATTTAGAACCTGCCGAACTCCACTTCGATACAGATGGTTCTTCTTATTTTATTATTCCTGCTAACAGCTACGGATTGGGTGCTTCTTTAGAAAGCATCAAAATGCCCGCCAACGTTACGGCGATTTGTTTGGGTAAATCTACTTATGCCCGTGTGGGAGTTATTGCTAATATTACCCCTCTCGAAAGTTCGTGGCACGGTCGGAGTATTACTCTAGAGTTTTCTAACGCTTCTAGTGCCGATGTCAAAATCTATGCTAACGAAGGCGTGGTACAGCTACTATTTTTTGAAGGCGAACCCTGCCAAACTACCTATGCCGATCGCGGCGGCAAGTATCAAAATCAGAGCGCTGGTGTGACTTTACCTATAGTGTAA
- a CDS encoding SRPBCC family protein: MTLFFLPQRRTAFLICLGAIALAVALIFSPGANAKLFDGPVDKLPVLERAALRQGKVTLAGEKGKYTARILVEASRDAAWQVLTDYDRFENFLPDVDSSRLLKAEGDRKVFEQISTVKTFVFSTEARVRMAVTEFYPQQIDFKAIGGDLKTLNGSWQLEPVSPYPSAPPDSVLITHQVSVIPASSPANSFFYGIYEDRLKKSLAAIKSETEKRYAHAQK; encoded by the coding sequence TTGACTTTATTCTTCTTACCACAACGCCGTACAGCATTTTTAATTTGCCTCGGCGCGATCGCTCTAGCTGTGGCTCTAATTTTCAGTCCTGGTGCCAATGCTAAGCTGTTCGATGGTCCTGTAGATAAATTACCAGTTTTGGAAAGAGCCGCCTTGCGCCAGGGAAAAGTTACCCTGGCAGGGGAAAAGGGTAAATATACGGCGCGGATATTGGTAGAAGCTTCTAGAGATGCTGCCTGGCAAGTACTGACAGATTACGATCGCTTTGAAAATTTTCTGCCCGATGTCGATAGCAGTCGCTTACTTAAAGCTGAGGGCGATCGCAAAGTATTCGAGCAAATTAGCACGGTAAAAACCTTTGTTTTTAGTACGGAAGCCAGGGTTCGGATGGCAGTCACCGAATTTTATCCCCAGCAGATTGATTTTAAGGCAATAGGAGGAGATCTTAAAACCCTTAACGGTAGCTGGCAACTAGAACCAGTTTCTCCTTACCCCAGCGCGCCACCAGATAGCGTACTCATTACCCATCAAGTAAGTGTCATACCAGCTTCTAGTCCTGCTAACAGCTTTTTTTACGGTATTTATGAAGACAGACTAAAAAAAAGCTTGGCGGCAATCAAATCAGAAACCGAAAAACGTTATGCCCACGCTCAAAAATAA